CAATGGctagaaaattatgaaaaataattattatttaacacATCCTATCATTGTCTCGAGAGGATTTTTCTTTGGACACATATATGCggaaacaattgaatttgataGTTTGAGtatttttgaatattttcttGATTGATTATTTTCATAAGTTACAATATACAAATATTAATAGGAAAGAATCCTATAATTGATTCTTACTATTGGTACAATTGATACAaagcaagaaagtaaatatttagctaattgatatAATCAACACTAAGTAGGAAGGTAATCATTCCAACATATTTGCTTGATTGGATGCTAATCTATGCAAATATCTTGTACGCTGTTGACTTTCTCAACATTGTCCATCAATTTGGAGAGTAAACATCATAAACACCAAACTTGTCTAACAAAGAACAAAAGCGTTCCTTACCTTAGGCCTTGGTAAAATGTCTTCCAACTGGGATTTGGATGGAACGAATCCAGTGACAATCTTTCCTTCCTTAATCTTATCTTGAACAAAATGGCAAACAATCTTTATGCGTCTTGTTCGTTTATAAAACAAGGGATTTATGGCAATATGGAGCTGTTTCATTGATATCACAAAATGGAGTGGCCGGCCATTGATTTTATTCTCAAATCATGAAATACCTTTCATGGAGTGCACTTCTATGCTCAAAAAATACCTTAAACTACCAAGATCTTTGATACAAAACTTGTTATTTAAAGAACTTTTAAGACTATCAATGGCATGCAAATCATTTCATGTAATCAAAATGTGGTCAACATAAATGAGAAAGATTGTAGAGTACTTTCCTTGTTGATTGGTAAATAAGGAATTATCGGCTTTTGGACTAAACATATCCCACAACTGTATTTTCATCGTAGCTTTGTGCTAAATGTGAATACAGTTGTTCATtcatttattgtttttttttagtacatcgatattttttgCACTATGAGGAAGGGGAGTTcggttaagccacacaatgagcaacctaatttggtatcgaattcaccatccacgagatttgaacctaagacctctcattttcaagtgaaaatgaatatcatCAAACCATAGTACTTAGTGTCTTTATAGTTCATATTAAAATGCCACATCTAAAGATTCTAAGCTACGATTTATGTGTCCATTATTAAAATATCGTAGAACAAGGGTACTTGTGCTTTAAATGGGACGAGGGTCCTCTctagatcctctttgtggggatccggAGAATTAAtcaatcgtgttcgttcatcgtacatcgtatcggtcaatttttgttaggtactatttatatttaattttaaataatttttaactgcataatgtatgatgaacggacacgattgaTTGATTCTTTGGATCCAACAAATAGGATCCGGATAGGATCCTATTCGCTTTGAATGCCGCAGATTCCAATCCTTTGATTGGATAATTAGTTTAGCAAGTTTGgatctttttattatttaaaggaATTGGTAAACCGTGAAGAAGTTTTTTAGTGTGACGTTCGCATTTATTTAATTCTACTATCTtatgtgttataatataaataaacagTAGGGTTTATAAGTCATGGTTCTagaattataatattaataatatagaTGTCATGGTTCTagaattataatattaataagtaaatatacatattataatatgaattgataaATAATATTTCATGATTATATGACAATCATAttgaaatattttctaatgtacaataattttttttttttaaatgagaatcaaaaaacaaaaaataatcaaatgagaatcaaataataaaaaataacaaaggtgtaatatcaaagaaaaaaattgagtgTGAAATCATCGCTTTACTGTTTCATGTAGATACGTATGTGAATTGTGAGATATTGCTCTTCTCTTCAACCCCACTTTCAATCGTTTTTCAACTTTTACTTCATATTATTAAGTAGGAATGTGAAGcttgtattattttctaaataaAAGAGACAATAAACATCGATGTAGGATATGAAAACCCTACAGCTCCGGAAAAGCAAATATTAATGAAACTGAAGCCTAAAGCCTATTAAATTGGGCTTATATTATTGAAAACACCTCATAAACCAAATGACTATCTGGCCGAGTGAATAGCTCCATACGACGGCAGCGGTGCCGGCGGAAAATGATGTTCTTGGAATTAGGGAGAGGGAGGGGGAGGGAGAGGAGGAAGCTGTccttgaaggaaagatgagatcAAGGTGAGTGCTCGCTCTGGTTGGTAGGTGGGAACCATGAGCCCAGCTCCCCTCACCGTAGCAAATGTCAGCCCTTCGTACCCAACCACATATCCTCCAACCTGGATTGCCATATGTGCCAATAGGCCAAAGATGATCATggggaaattaattaattaatatatcaaTGTACTTGAACACTGTCTTctctaattattattttattcaaattataataagtattttttttagtaatatATATCTTAGAATTAGGATATATATTGACTAAATCATCACTTATAACATAATACATAAACAATACATCACTTGACAAGCGTTccaaataaacataaaaaaaattcatagggCATCCTACCATCCTTATCAATAAAAGAATTAAGTATTACCTCTTCAGTACTAGAGTGCCATGGCCTCCAGGGTGTCTGGATTGGTAAGTTGAGGATGTGTAGGGCGTATCTAGAAGATGTGACTGAAAAGTACCCATCGGTGTCTCCACTGCAAATTGCATTCAACATAAAAACTATTTAGTTCCCATTCCATCTGTGATCATACAATTTAGCAAATATTATAGAAGCTTAACAATTCAAGCTCAAGGTGCCTCACCTATATATCCACAAGCTTATCCCACTTTCAATGAGCTGTTGTATTGTGGGTAGCATGGTTGTTGGGCTGTCCGTCCAATCAGTATCACTAGTGACCACAAGAAAAGGTTAgatatgtgtgtgtgcgcgtaTTTATTCTCAGATGATCCAGCACTATACATTTCAGTTAAGTTGATTTGTAGTTGTGAACCAAGGTGAAAAATCTTGCTGctttttttcttggtgaaagTGAAAATTTGCTGCAGAACAAACAGAACTTTCTTATATATTTACCTGCAAGCAGTCCACTTTGTCGGTCTTGCATGAAGAGCTGACTGCACCTCGGCAAGGTTTAGATAGGCCTCCACATAGTTGTCAGAACATGGATCAAAATCAGCAGCAACCTGATAATGCATGTAACATAAAATCCAAGTCATAATTAAGTCCTTGCAATTGATTCATATGTAACCTAATGGGAAACAGCTCTCCTTTCAAACAGTGTTGACAGCAGGAAAAATGTTAAAAGGATTATATTTTCTGGTCAAATAATTAGCTCAATGACAGCCAGGGGATGTTTGGGACTAAATCTAGAAAGACTGTAAGTGTTTTTTGGCAATCAAAAGTGTTATGACTGtgtatgataaaaaaaataaaaaaagtactATTAGATCATGGAAATGTTTCATGGAGAAGCACTTGTTATATGCTTCCTAATGTTGCAGAGATGCTTCCCATAACATCTCCAAGTGTTTTTCAAGAATTGCATGTCTTTTTGATAAAATTCAAACATGCATATTTCTAATAAAAGCACTCCTTATGAGCATAAGTGTTATACTAAAACGGAGCCAAGGCCTTATTACCATTTGATCACATCAGCCAGCTTCATGCCAAACTGTTAATAACACATCCACTGTCAAATTATATACGGTCATCAAATATACTCAGAAGAAgattttatgtatctttttaTTAATAACTTCTGATcagattatttttttgttcttttttcgtGCATTATTTTGTTAAAATCAGTTTAGAGATTTACAGAACCAGTTGAGGCAGATTTGGGTTCTGAATCGTCCTCTGATGTTGTGCAAACTGGAGCATAGATGTTGGCAATATCAATATCTTCTCCTAGCTCCATGACTGCTTGAGACACATATCTACGACACTCTTCGGAGGGATTATCACCTAAATTAGTAAGGTTACAATATTTGTGTATTCCTGCATTGGTTTCGTCAGAGTTGAAAGCATGTGTCCACAAATTATCGAAAATGGCTAGTAGAGCGGTATTATCATCGATATAAGGATTCCCAATCTGCAAGTATAAAATAATTAACCATGCATTAATATCATCGGTATATTGAGTGATGTTAATTTGAAAGACTTATATTACCATGCACATCCTTATGTTGCCAGTAAATTAATGTGGACCACACCCATGCATTCAGGTAAGAAGACTCcattataaaatatattagCAATATGGAGAGTAGTTTAACTTTTTGTAAATACATGCAATGCAAGGTCCTTAATATCCTAGCATGGAATTTCTACTCTCAAACATCATTTACGTGTGGTGTTACTTAAGTCAGACACATGAACAACACATAGGCCATTGGCCTCAACAATACTGCTCCACCTGTAAAGCACAGTGCACACACGTACTCCATGTCACCCACCAATCTGTGTTGTCTTTTtgttagacttgaaaattcAGCACACGTAAGAATGTGTGAGGAAGTGAAGAAATGTCCCAGTTTGGAAGTATACCAACATTGCAGGTGCATATAAAGAATTAGACTACTACCTATATTAActaccaattagttttatgataaAACCTCAACTTCTTACACTGTATTACTATAATACTATAAGAGTAGAATAACATAAgcatttttgtgataaaaaaaatgtcatgGTTTAGCATTAGGACGCAAATAAATCCAAATTAATCGAGTACTCACTGCAATTCCTTTGAGATTgatttttgtttgattggtgACATTGTTGTTAGAGAGAATGGTGTAAGCAAGTTGAGGTGCGTAATGGCCTGCAGAACTCTCTCCAGTGATGAACAAATCCCTGGTTTTATATTGGGGAAATCTCTCCAGCCAGTTTACAAGAAAAACGTAGTTGTCCTCAGCTGTGCTC
Above is a window of Malus sylvestris chromosome 15, drMalSylv7.2, whole genome shotgun sequence DNA encoding:
- the LOC126603534 gene encoding serine carboxypeptidase 1-like, giving the protein MKLSLLSCLLLLSCYQLAFLILSCNATIYQMKNLNKLIKSRKSGNPLHSKSWDRLDVAPDHYSPVYVGSQEGLMEADKIDALPGQPEGVNFNHYAGYVTVDPKAGRESFYYFVESPQNSSTNPLVVSLHGGPGGCSPFGYGALEELGPFRVSSDNKTLISNDYAWNNVANVLFLETPLGTGFSYSNTSSDYETVGDQSTAEDNYVFLVNWLERFPQYKTRDLFITGESSAGHYAPQLAYTILSNNNVTNQTKINLKGIAIGNPYIDDNTALLAIFDNLWTHAFNSDETNAGIHKYCNLTNLGDNPSEECRRYVSQAVMELGEDIDIANIYAPVCTTSEDDSEPKSASTGSVAADFDPCSDNYVEAYLNLAEVQSALHARPTKWTACSDTDWTDSPTTMLPTIQQLIESGISLWIYSGDTDGYFSVTSSRYALHILNLPIQTPWRPWHSSTEEVGGYVVGYEGLTFATVRGAGLMVPTYQPERALTLISSFLQGQLPPLPPPPSP